Proteins encoded in a region of the Streptomyces sp. NBC_00513 genome:
- a CDS encoding non-ribosomal peptide synthetase, giving the protein MTAVLPERPSTLAARPVRFAAPDLLDRLARVPAARTAVVAGDRALSFGALRAQAMRVAGRLAERGIGPESVVALCLPRGTELVAALLGTLCAGAAYLPVDPRLPAERRRYLVEDAGADLVVTTSDLEPLVEGIPHLAVAALTAPGPRDRPFAPVAVSPETLAYVIYTSGSTGRPKGVEIVRGAASALLAELEDAGIAVTEGGRVGWNASPSFDASVQQWVRVCRGDTLVMIDEETRADPALLARLIDEQALTDLDITPSHADPLLDLLTADGGPRPLTLLVGGEAIGPALWRRLAERGAAGVLRTVNLYGPTECTVDSTAGWVDGADEPHIGAVLPGLRIWVLDGRLEPVAEGESGELYLAGPRVGRGYRHRPGLTAERFVADPGGSGERMYRTGDLVRLLPDGRLGYLGRADGQVKLRGHRIELREVEAVLAALPGIAEAVVLLRDEVHGAPGLVAYHRSLEPVAEAALRSALAAALPAYMVPSAFVPVDRFPTTPNGKIDRVALPAPAAASPQPSPAAVGLTRSQELIAGVWAAVLGASRIGPDDNFFKLGGHSLLAIKLVSRVRAELGVSLPVKAVYANPRLRDLASHIDTLVAAAAGPAPSGQDG; this is encoded by the coding sequence GTGACCGCCGTCCTTCCCGAGCGCCCGAGCACCCTCGCGGCGCGTCCCGTGCGGTTCGCCGCCCCCGATCTGCTGGACCGGCTGGCCCGGGTGCCCGCCGCGCGGACCGCCGTCGTCGCGGGCGACCGGGCGCTGAGTTTCGGCGCCCTGCGCGCCCAGGCGATGCGGGTCGCCGGCCGGCTCGCCGAGCGGGGCATCGGCCCGGAGAGCGTGGTCGCCCTGTGCCTGCCGCGCGGCACGGAGCTGGTCGCCGCGCTGCTCGGCACCCTGTGCGCGGGGGCCGCGTACCTTCCCGTGGACCCGAGGCTGCCCGCCGAGCGGCGCCGGTACCTCGTCGAGGACGCGGGGGCCGACCTGGTGGTGACCACGTCCGACCTGGAGCCGCTCGTCGAGGGGATCCCGCACCTGGCGGTGGCCGCCCTGACGGCGCCCGGCCCCCGGGACCGCCCGTTCGCGCCGGTCGCCGTGTCCCCCGAGACCCTCGCCTACGTCATCTACACCTCGGGTTCCACGGGCCGGCCCAAGGGAGTCGAGATCGTCCGGGGCGCGGCGTCCGCGCTGCTGGCCGAGCTGGAGGACGCGGGCATCGCGGTCACCGAGGGCGGGCGGGTCGGTTGGAACGCCTCGCCGTCCTTCGACGCCTCCGTGCAGCAGTGGGTGCGGGTCTGCCGCGGCGACACCCTGGTCATGATCGACGAGGAGACGCGTGCGGACCCGGCGCTGCTGGCCCGGCTGATCGACGAGCAGGCCCTGACCGATCTCGACATCACGCCCTCGCACGCCGATCCGCTGCTGGACCTGCTCACGGCGGACGGCGGACCGCGCCCGTTGACCCTGCTCGTGGGCGGCGAGGCGATCGGCCCCGCGCTGTGGCGTCGGCTCGCCGAGCGCGGTGCGGCCGGGGTGCTGCGGACGGTGAACCTGTACGGGCCCACCGAGTGCACGGTGGACTCCACGGCGGGTTGGGTGGACGGGGCGGACGAGCCGCACATCGGGGCCGTCCTGCCCGGCCTGCGGATCTGGGTGCTCGACGGGCGACTGGAGCCGGTGGCCGAGGGCGAGAGCGGCGAACTGTACCTGGCGGGCCCCCGGGTGGGGCGCGGCTACCGGCACCGGCCGGGGTTGACGGCGGAGCGGTTCGTCGCCGACCCGGGGGGCTCGGGTGAGCGGATGTACCGCACGGGCGACCTGGTGCGACTGCTGCCGGACGGTCGACTGGGCTACCTGGGCCGGGCCGACGGGCAGGTCAAGTTGCGCGGCCACCGGATCGAACTCCGGGAAGTGGAAGCGGTCTTGGCGGCGCTGCCCGGGATCGCGGAGGCCGTGGTGCTGCTGCGGGACGAGGTGCACGGGGCGCCGGGTCTGGTGGCCTACCACCGGAGCCTGGAGCCGGTCGCCGAGGCGGCGCTGCGCTCGGCGCTGGCCGCCGCGCTGCCCGCGTACATGGTTCCGTCGGCCTTCGTGCCCGTGGACCGCTTCCCGACCACGCCCAACGGGAAGATCGACCGGGTGGCGCTGCCGGCGCCCGCGGCGGCCTCCCCGCAGCCGTCGCCGGCCGCCGTCGGGCTGACCCGTTCGCAGGAGCTGATCGCGGGCGTCTGGGCGGCGGTGCTGGGCGCCTCGCGCATCGGCCCGGACGACAACTTCTTCAAGCTGGGCGGCCATTCACTGCTCGCGATCAAGCTGGTGTCGCGGGTCCGCGCGGAGCTGGGCGTCTCGCTCCCGGTGAAGGCCGTGTACGCCAACCCGCGCCTGCGGGACCTGGCCTCCCACATCGACACGCTCGTCGCGGCCGCCGCAGGTCCGGCCCCGTCGGGCCAGGACGGCTGA
- a CDS encoding TauD/TfdA family dioxygenase, translated as MTLTTVAQAQVSAGITPVREPGRPVVVHTPAGADLDASVAWLTTHREAIQAELHRSGAVLLRGLPVTDAASFAVARDALIRQRAGYKEKATPRTDFGEGVFSSTDLPAVQPIRLHNENSYTLDFPGVLLFGCVIAPEEGGATTVGDMREALRLLPPELVERFERAGWLLVRNYSELAGLPWYKTFATEDKAAAEAYCEENTVGYEWVDDGDSMITRQRRSAIVTHPVTGERTWFNHFAFWNSRTLDPDVREVLVETYGEDRLPFNTYLGDGSRLTDAEVDAINAVYDRVTVRETWQAGDLMIVDNILCAHGREAFKGDRKILVAMGEPVALADCAPATRPSTTVHSAPAGE; from the coding sequence ATGACCCTGACCACCGTTGCCCAAGCGCAGGTCTCCGCCGGGATCACCCCGGTCCGCGAGCCCGGCAGGCCCGTCGTCGTCCACACCCCCGCCGGCGCCGACCTGGACGCCTCCGTCGCCTGGCTGACCACCCACCGGGAGGCGATACAGGCCGAGTTGCACCGCTCGGGCGCCGTCCTGCTGCGCGGGTTGCCCGTCACCGACGCGGCCTCGTTCGCCGTCGCGCGGGACGCCCTGATCCGGCAGCGGGCCGGCTACAAGGAGAAGGCCACCCCGCGCACCGACTTCGGCGAGGGCGTGTTCTCCTCCACCGATCTGCCGGCGGTGCAGCCGATCCGGCTGCACAACGAGAACAGCTACACCCTCGACTTCCCCGGCGTGCTGCTGTTCGGTTGCGTGATCGCCCCCGAGGAGGGTGGCGCGACCACGGTCGGGGACATGCGCGAGGCGCTGCGCCTGCTGCCGCCGGAGCTGGTCGAGCGGTTCGAGCGGGCCGGCTGGCTGCTGGTGCGCAACTACTCCGAACTGGCGGGCCTGCCCTGGTACAAGACCTTCGCGACCGAGGACAAGGCCGCGGCGGAGGCGTACTGCGAGGAGAACACGGTCGGCTACGAGTGGGTCGACGACGGGGACTCGATGATCACCCGGCAGCGGCGTTCGGCGATCGTCACGCACCCGGTGACCGGTGAGCGCACCTGGTTCAACCACTTCGCGTTCTGGAACAGCCGGACCCTGGACCCCGATGTCCGCGAGGTGCTGGTGGAGACGTACGGCGAGGACCGGCTGCCCTTCAACACCTACCTGGGGGACGGGTCCCGGCTGACCGACGCCGAGGTGGACGCGATCAACGCCGTCTACGACCGGGTGACCGTACGGGAGACCTGGCAGGCGGGCGATCTCATGATCGTCGACAACATCCTGTGCGCTCACGGCCGCGAGGCCTTCAAGGGAGACCGGAAGATCCTCGTCGCGATGGGCGAGCCGGTCGCGCTCGCCGACTGCGCCCCGGCCACCCGGCCGTCCACCACCGTCCACAGCGCGCCCGCCGGGGAGTGA
- a CDS encoding thioesterase II family protein codes for MRGTHDDDRSPAFTPAPDDVVWDLPGEGEQRVSLLVLPHAGGNAHAYAEWRAYLPADVRLLIGQYPGRGARFAEDLPRDVADLAGPVVAALPAGATDELVVLGHSMGSLVAFEVVRALQAAGRTPRALVASACRAPFLANPAAVHPELLDDDALVAAIKQRGGTDDGILDEPELREIVLPAIRADFAIDDVYRCEEAAARVDCPVTVIGGDADPVAPAAALGDWARITDRGFTSYVLPGGHFYFQTRLPEFFAVLASVVGGHVQAPTAV; via the coding sequence ATGCGCGGCACGCACGACGACGACCGGTCCCCGGCCTTTACCCCCGCACCCGACGACGTGGTCTGGGACCTGCCCGGCGAGGGCGAGCAACGGGTCTCGCTGCTGGTGCTCCCGCACGCCGGCGGCAACGCGCACGCGTACGCCGAGTGGCGCGCGTACCTGCCGGCCGACGTACGTCTGCTGATCGGCCAGTACCCGGGGCGTGGTGCCCGCTTCGCGGAGGACCTCCCGCGCGACGTCGCCGATCTCGCCGGCCCGGTGGTGGCGGCCCTGCCGGCCGGGGCCACCGACGAGCTGGTGGTACTGGGGCACAGCATGGGGTCGCTCGTCGCCTTCGAGGTGGTACGCGCCCTCCAGGCGGCCGGCCGCACCCCGCGGGCGCTGGTCGCGTCGGCCTGCCGGGCGCCGTTCCTCGCCAACCCGGCCGCCGTGCACCCCGAACTCCTGGACGACGACGCCTTGGTGGCCGCCATCAAGCAGCGCGGTGGCACCGACGACGGAATCCTCGACGAGCCGGAGCTCCGGGAGATCGTCCTGCCGGCCATCCGGGCCGACTTCGCGATCGACGACGTGTACCGCTGCGAGGAGGCGGCGGCCCGGGTGGACTGCCCGGTGACGGTGATCGGCGGCGACGCCGACCCGGTCGCGCCGGCCGCGGCGCTGGGCGACTGGGCGCGGATCACCGACCGGGGGTTCACCTCGTACGTGTTGCCGGGCGGCCACTTCTACTTCCAGACGCGGTTGCCGGAGTTCTTCGCCGTGCTGGCCTCGGTCGTCGGCGGGCACGTGCAGGCCCCGACCGCCGTCTGA
- a CDS encoding amino acid adenylation domain-containing protein produces MVQLTHRLFNHLTDEHPDTFSKVRIVYTGGEPASPTHVHRLHLLHPHLTITNGYGPAESMGFTTTHTVEPTTEPPTGTVPIGRPLTNKHAYVLDVRLRPVPHGTTGELYLTGDGLAHGYLAQPATTASHFVPHPFGPPGSRLYRTGDQAHWDTAGTLHYTGRTDTQIKIRGFRIEPTEIETVLTTHPLVNQATLVHADDRLTAYVTLTSGTRPAPSPGDLKAWLRERLPDHMVPARFAVLDRLPLTPNGKIDRRALPAVEALPAVGGRAPRSELEEVVRTLVGEVLGSSVPLSMDDDFFDHGGHSLLAARLTNRIGATLGVTLTLRDVFRHPTPGALARRIEDAGLRPALPPLTRVEERPGRLPLSFAQQRLWLVEALGGRGTSYNVPLAVRLEGRPDSDALREAFGDLVARHEPLRTRFASAEGHPYQVIDPLPVTPVFEVRDIPVERLDAELLAAAGHSFDLTAEHPLRVTLLRTDGGDCALLVLLHHIATDGQSLGPLFADLSTAYAARLEGRAPDRDPLPVTYTDYALWQRAALTGRPLHEQLAYWKTALAGLPEELALLHDRPAPATAGQRGGVVRVDFGSELHQSIVELARAERCTPFMVVQAALAATLTRSGAGTDIPIGSPVAGRSDEALSALVGFFVNTLVLRTDTSGDPEFRELLARVRGADLDAFAHQDAPFDLVLEAVNPARSLARHPLFQVCLALESGPSVVPKLPGLHAGPVEPLATGAVKFDLEFLLRADEERGLTGAVLYRRDLYEQATVERLVARVRRALEQATAGPRTRLSELELLGEAERRQVVEEWTGTRAEIGEATLPDRFEEQARLRPGAPAVLFGGRELTYGELDTRANRLAHHLTAHGLGRGDLAGILLDRGLDFAIAVLAVVKTGAGYALLDPEFPDERLTRTAHDATIRVLVTDTRQGSRISGPWATVRTDADHAAISARESGNLGVALGPADTACVMFTSGSTGRPKGILSTHRNLVSTLTAQTYARFGPDEVFLQCSPVSWDAFSLEFWGALLHGGSTVLQPGQRPDPAVISALSRQHAVTMLQLSSSLFNHLTDEHPETFTTTRIVYTGGEPASPTHVHRLHRVHPGITITNGYGPAESMGFTTTHTIEPTAEPTVTVSIGRPLTNKHAYVLDAHLRPTPAGTVGELYLTGDGLAHGYLAQPATTASHFVPHPFGPPGSRLYRTGDQAHWDTAGNLHYTGRTDTQIKIRGFRIEPTEIETVLTTHPLIAQATLATHPDHRNTPQLTAYVVTTGELTAQDVRLWLRTLLPDHMVPAFVVPLDRLPLTPNGKIDKTALPKPQAVTTPGGRAPRTPLEESVRNWFGEALGTPSPLSIDDNFFDHGGHSLLAARLTNRIGAAHGVTLTLRDIFQHPTPAALAQHVEALKAPAGPAAAPRRGRPALRRRTPDQERTSS; encoded by the coding sequence ATGGTGCAGTTAACACACCGCCTCTTCAACCACCTCACCGACGAACACCCGGACACGTTCTCGAAGGTCCGGATCGTCTACACGGGCGGCGAGCCCGCCTCCCCCACCCATGTCCACCGACTCCATCTGCTGCACCCCCACCTCACCATCACCAACGGCTACGGCCCCGCCGAGTCGATGGGGTTCACCACCACCCACACCGTCGAACCCACCACCGAGCCGCCCACGGGCACGGTCCCGATCGGCCGCCCGCTCACCAACAAGCACGCCTACGTGCTGGACGTGCGGCTGCGTCCGGTTCCGCACGGCACCACGGGCGAGCTGTACCTGACGGGCGACGGACTCGCCCACGGCTACCTCGCCCAACCCGCCACGACCGCCTCGCACTTCGTCCCCCACCCCTTCGGTCCGCCCGGCTCGCGCCTCTACCGCACCGGCGACCAAGCCCACTGGGACACCGCCGGAACCCTGCACTACACGGGACGCACCGACACCCAGATCAAGATCCGCGGCTTCCGCATCGAACCCACCGAGATCGAAACCGTCCTCACCACCCACCCCCTCGTCAATCAGGCCACGCTGGTCCACGCCGACGACCGACTGACGGCGTACGTGACGCTCACGTCCGGGACGCGGCCCGCGCCCAGCCCGGGCGACCTCAAAGCCTGGTTGCGCGAGCGGCTGCCCGATCACATGGTCCCCGCCCGGTTCGCCGTCCTCGACCGGCTGCCGCTCACCCCCAACGGGAAGATCGACCGGCGGGCGCTGCCGGCCGTGGAGGCGCTCCCGGCCGTCGGGGGGCGGGCTCCGCGCAGTGAGCTGGAGGAGGTCGTCAGGACGCTGGTCGGCGAGGTGCTCGGTTCGTCCGTGCCCCTGTCCATGGACGACGACTTCTTCGACCACGGCGGCCACTCGCTCCTCGCCGCCCGCCTCACCAACCGGATCGGCGCCACCCTCGGTGTGACCCTCACCCTGCGGGACGTCTTCCGGCACCCGACGCCGGGCGCTCTCGCCCGGCGGATCGAGGACGCCGGGCTGCGGCCCGCCCTGCCGCCGCTGACCCGCGTCGAGGAACGCCCGGGGCGGCTGCCCCTGTCCTTCGCCCAGCAGCGGCTCTGGCTGGTGGAGGCACTGGGCGGGCGGGGAACCTCGTACAACGTTCCGTTGGCGGTCCGGCTGGAGGGCCGACCGGATTCCGACGCGTTGCGGGAGGCGTTCGGGGACCTCGTCGCCCGTCACGAGCCGCTGCGGACCCGGTTCGCCTCCGCGGAGGGCCACCCGTACCAGGTGATCGACCCGCTTCCCGTCACACCCGTCTTCGAGGTGCGCGACATCCCCGTGGAGCGTCTGGACGCCGAACTCCTCGCGGCGGCCGGTCATTCCTTCGACCTGACGGCCGAACACCCCTTGCGCGTCACGCTCTTGCGGACGGACGGCGGGGACTGCGCCCTCCTCGTGCTGCTGCACCACATCGCCACCGACGGCCAGTCGCTCGGGCCGCTGTTCGCGGACCTCTCCACCGCCTACGCGGCCCGGCTCGAAGGCCGGGCGCCCGACCGGGATCCGCTGCCCGTCACCTACACCGACTACGCCCTCTGGCAACGCGCCGCTCTCACCGGACGGCCGCTCCATGAACAACTCGCCTACTGGAAGACCGCGCTGGCGGGGCTTCCGGAGGAACTCGCCCTGCTTCACGACCGCCCCGCGCCGGCCACCGCAGGACAGCGCGGGGGCGTGGTCCGGGTGGACTTCGGATCCGAACTCCACCAAAGCATCGTGGAGTTGGCACGGGCGGAGCGCTGCACTCCGTTCATGGTCGTACAGGCCGCGCTGGCCGCGACCCTGACCCGCTCGGGTGCGGGCACCGACATCCCGATCGGGTCGCCGGTCGCCGGTCGGTCGGACGAGGCGCTGTCGGCGCTGGTGGGATTCTTCGTCAACACCCTCGTACTGCGCACCGACACCTCCGGTGATCCGGAGTTCCGTGAGCTGCTGGCCCGGGTCCGCGGCGCCGACCTGGATGCCTTCGCCCATCAGGACGCCCCCTTCGACCTGGTGCTGGAGGCCGTGAACCCGGCGCGCTCCCTGGCCCGGCACCCGCTGTTCCAGGTCTGCCTGGCGTTGGAGTCCGGTCCGTCGGTCGTGCCGAAGCTGCCGGGGCTGCACGCCGGGCCGGTCGAGCCGCTGGCCACCGGTGCGGTCAAGTTCGACCTGGAGTTCCTGCTGCGGGCCGATGAGGAGCGGGGTCTGACCGGGGCCGTGCTCTACCGCCGCGACCTGTACGAGCAGGCGACCGTCGAGCGTCTCGTCGCGAGGGTGCGCCGCGCGCTGGAGCAGGCGACGGCCGGGCCGCGCACGCGGTTGTCGGAGCTGGAGCTGCTCGGGGAGGCCGAGCGGCGGCAGGTGGTGGAGGAGTGGACGGGCACCCGTGCGGAGATCGGCGAGGCGACCCTCCCAGACCGCTTCGAGGAGCAGGCACGACTGCGACCCGGGGCCCCGGCGGTGCTCTTCGGCGGCCGGGAACTCACCTACGGGGAACTCGACACCCGCGCCAACCGCCTCGCCCACCACCTCACCGCACACGGCCTGGGCCGAGGGGACCTCGCCGGCATCCTCCTCGACCGCGGACTCGACTTCGCCATCGCCGTGCTCGCCGTCGTCAAGACCGGCGCCGGCTACGCCCTCCTGGACCCCGAGTTCCCCGACGAACGCCTCACCCGCACCGCACACGACGCCACCATCCGCGTACTCGTCACCGACACCCGACAGGGCTCACGGATCAGTGGCCCCTGGGCCACCGTGCGGACCGACGCCGACCACGCCGCCATCTCCGCTCGGGAGTCCGGGAACCTCGGCGTGGCCCTCGGCCCGGCCGACACGGCGTGCGTGATGTTCACCTCGGGATCCACCGGACGCCCCAAGGGCATCCTGTCCACCCACCGCAACCTGGTCTCCACCCTCACCGCCCAGACCTACGCCCGATTCGGCCCCGACGAAGTCTTCCTCCAGTGCTCACCCGTCTCCTGGGACGCCTTCAGCCTCGAATTCTGGGGAGCACTGCTCCACGGCGGAAGCACCGTCCTCCAACCCGGCCAACGCCCCGACCCCGCCGTCATCTCGGCACTCTCCCGGCAACACGCCGTCACCATGCTCCAACTCTCCTCCAGCCTCTTCAACCACCTCACCGACGAACACCCGGAGACCTTCACCACCACACGGATCGTCTACACCGGAGGCGAACCCGCCTCCCCCACCCACGTCCACCGGCTCCACCGCGTCCACCCGGGCATCACCATCACCAACGGCTACGGCCCGGCGGAGTCGATGGGGTTCACCACCACCCACACGATCGAACCCACCGCCGAACCCACCGTCACCGTCTCTATCGGCCGCCCGCTCACCAACAAGCACGCCTACGTCCTCGACGCCCATCTCAGGCCGACTCCGGCCGGCACCGTCGGTGAGCTGTACCTGACGGGCGACGGACTCGCCCACGGCTACCTCGCCCAACCCGCCACGACCGCCTCGCACTTCGTGCCCCACCCCTTCGGCCCGCCCGGCTCGCGCCTCTACCGCACCGGCGACCAGGCCCACTGGGACACCGCCGGAAACCTGCACTACACGGGACGTACCGACACCCAGATCAAGATCCGCGGCTTCCGCATCGAACCCACCGAGATCGAAACCGTCCTCACCACCCACCCCCTCATCGCGCAGGCGACCCTCGCGACCCACCCGGACCACCGCAACACCCCGCAGCTGACGGCCTATGTGGTGACGACCGGGGAGCTGACCGCGCAGGACGTGCGCCTGTGGCTGCGCACGCTCCTGCCCGACCACATGGTCCCGGCCTTCGTCGTGCCGCTCGACCGGCTGCCGCTGACCCCCAACGGGAAGATCGACAAGACCGCGCTGCCCAAGCCCCAGGCCGTGACCACGCCCGGTGGACGGGCCCCGCGCACACCGCTCGAAGAGTCCGTGCGGAACTGGTTCGGCGAGGCCCTCGGCACTCCCTCCCCGCTGTCCATCGACGACAACTTCTTCGACCACGGCGGCCACTCGCTCCTCGCCGCCCGCCTCACCAACCGGATCGGCGCAGCCCACGGGGTCACCCTCACCCTGCGCGACATCTTCCAGCACCCCACTCCCGCAGCCCTCGCCCAGCACGTCGAGGCCCTGAAGGCCCCGGCGGGGCCCGCAGCCGCGCCGCGGCGCGGCCGGCCCGCCCTGCGGCGGCGCACCCCCGATCAGGAACGGACTTCCTCATGA
- a CDS encoding site-specific integrase, which produces MQDLHRQLIEGRADVPRVGSVVELESIPRYAVLGPDGIPVACVVPYLRGLTLDDNRPLTVKSYAYDLQRWFRLLWFLGVQWDRATEAEASALVGWLRVAPNPQRQRRKPDSPQPGSVNLRTGKPYLRAGYAPATINHCLTVVSSFYAYHRHYGRGPLVNPVPESRAQRRALGHRAPDSEVPQFRRARLRQRVRQTDPRAIPDAMWDEFFEVMTCDRDRAAILLYVSSGSRASELLGVTPGDIDWPKQLIWVVTKGTTDREAVPVSPQALTVLAAYLDHIGLPSVHEPILRTRRGPDRPLTYWAMRRVIQRANDKLATNWTLHDLRHTAANRMANDPNLTLAQVRAILRHSDLATTGRYLNARVEDLFDALQAHYNRPRIQRTFTAGYDAEDIKAVFGG; this is translated from the coding sequence TTGCAAGACCTGCATCGCCAGCTGATCGAGGGCCGGGCTGATGTGCCCCGTGTCGGCTCGGTCGTCGAGCTGGAATCCATACCCCGGTACGCCGTTCTCGGGCCTGACGGTATTCCGGTCGCTTGCGTCGTCCCGTACCTGCGGGGTCTGACCCTGGACGACAACCGGCCGTTGACCGTCAAGAGCTATGCGTACGACCTCCAGCGCTGGTTCAGGCTGCTGTGGTTCCTCGGAGTCCAGTGGGACCGCGCGACTGAGGCGGAGGCGTCCGCGCTGGTCGGCTGGCTGCGTGTTGCCCCCAATCCGCAGCGTCAGCGCCGGAAGCCCGACTCGCCGCAGCCAGGCTCGGTGAATCTCCGTACTGGCAAGCCCTACCTCAGGGCCGGATACGCGCCGGCGACGATCAACCACTGCCTGACCGTGGTCAGCAGCTTTTACGCCTACCACCGGCACTACGGCCGGGGCCCGCTGGTCAACCCGGTGCCCGAGTCCCGGGCTCAGCGGAGGGCGCTCGGGCACCGTGCCCCGGACAGCGAGGTCCCGCAGTTCCGGCGGGCGCGACTGCGACAGCGCGTCCGGCAGACTGACCCCCGGGCGATTCCTGACGCGATGTGGGACGAGTTCTTCGAGGTCATGACCTGTGACCGGGACCGGGCTGCCATCCTGCTCTATGTCTCCAGCGGCTCGCGGGCCAGTGAACTGCTGGGCGTCACGCCGGGCGACATCGACTGGCCCAAGCAACTGATCTGGGTGGTTACCAAGGGCACCACCGACCGCGAGGCGGTCCCGGTCAGCCCGCAAGCGCTCACGGTCCTGGCCGCCTACCTCGACCACATCGGGCTGCCGTCGGTCCACGAGCCGATCCTCCGCACCCGGCGGGGCCCGGACCGGCCGCTGACGTACTGGGCGATGCGCCGGGTGATCCAGCGCGCGAACGACAAGCTCGCCACGAACTGGACCCTCCACGACCTTCGGCACACAGCCGCGAACCGGATGGCGAACGACCCCAACCTCACGCTCGCCCAGGTCCGCGCGATCCTGCGGCACAGCGATCTGGCAACCACCGGCCGCTACCTGAACGCTCGGGTTGAGGACCTCTTCGACGCCCTGCAGGCGCACTACAACCGGCCCCGCATCCAGCGAACATTCACGGCTGGCTACGACGCAGAGGACATCAAGGCGGTGTTCGGTGGCTAA